In Deinococcus maricopensis DSM 21211, one genomic interval encodes:
- the ispH gene encoding 4-hydroxy-3-methylbut-2-enyl diphosphate reductase codes for MIEKVYLAKPRGFCAGVVMAIQAVEKAAAREANPVTVYHSIVHNHTVVERLQGEHHVHFVEDLDTLETLPDGGDTVVFSAHGVSPVVRARARAMGLGVIDATCPLVTKVHTEAKKYAREGYTILLIGDSATHQEVIGTRGEAPDHTILVGVLGKTGAGLNDPHTVQVPNPDKLVVLTQTTLSVDDTRRTVDILRARFPNLHVPPSEDLCYATKNRQDAVKNIAPNVDAFLVLTSTHSSNGMRLLELARDLCGRAERLETDADVKRLDLTGVRAVGITSAASTPDDLVQGLVARLRARNPNLAVIEEGEWENIEFREPKKQLPSDPLLRTQQ; via the coding sequence ATGATCGAGAAGGTGTACCTCGCCAAGCCGCGCGGCTTCTGCGCGGGCGTCGTCATGGCGATCCAGGCGGTCGAGAAGGCCGCGGCGCGCGAGGCGAACCCCGTGACGGTGTACCACAGCATCGTCCACAACCACACCGTCGTCGAGCGCCTGCAGGGCGAACACCACGTACACTTCGTCGAGGACCTCGACACCCTGGAGACGCTCCCTGACGGCGGCGACACGGTCGTATTCAGCGCGCACGGCGTCTCCCCCGTCGTCCGCGCCCGCGCCCGCGCGATGGGCCTAGGCGTCATCGACGCGACCTGCCCGCTCGTCACGAAGGTGCACACCGAAGCCAAGAAGTACGCGCGCGAGGGCTACACCATCCTGCTGATCGGCGACAGCGCCACGCATCAGGAAGTCATCGGCACGCGCGGCGAGGCGCCGGACCACACCATCCTGGTGGGCGTGCTCGGCAAGACCGGCGCGGGCCTGAACGACCCGCACACCGTGCAGGTCCCGAACCCCGACAAGCTCGTGGTGCTCACGCAGACGACGCTGAGCGTCGACGACACGCGCCGCACCGTGGACATCCTGCGTGCCCGCTTCCCGAACCTGCACGTGCCGCCCAGCGAGGACCTGTGCTACGCCACCAAGAACCGCCAGGACGCCGTGAAGAACATCGCGCCGAACGTGGACGCGTTCCTGGTGCTGACGAGCACGCACTCCAGCAACGGCATGCGCCTGCTGGAACTCGCGCGGGACCTGTGCGGCCGCGCCGAGCGCCTCGAAACCGACGCGGACGTGAAACGCCTCGACCTCACGGGCGTGCGCGCGGTGGGCATCACGTCGGCGGCGAGCACGCCAGATGACCTCGTGCAGGGCCTCGTGGCGCGCCTGCGCGCCCGCAACCCGAACCTCGCGGTGATCGAGGAGGGCGAGTGGGAGAACATCGAATTCCGCGAGCCGAAAAAGCAGTTGCCGAGCGACCCGCTGCTCCGCACGCAGCAGTAA
- a CDS encoding NAD(P)H-dependent flavin oxidoreductase, whose product MSVLRRLGARVPVMAAPMAGGPSTPALVAAVGEAGGVGALGGAYLTPAALEAACADVRARTSAPFAVNLFVPTPTPEVTPAALALATAELGPFHTRLGLAAPALPVRFEEEFGAQFEVVLRVRPALFTFTFGRLEERRVRALQAAGVLVAGTATNADEARQLAEDGVDAIVAQGAEAGGHRGGWTHGGEGALERTLQLVRAISAVTRVPVIASGGLMSADDVRAALAAGALDVACGTAFLLAREAGTSAPYRAALRAAARAGHAQTALTRAFSGRAARGLRNAFMDAVRSPLPYPAQNALTRPLRTAGAQAGDAGVLSLWAGEGAARVLEASAAEILAALTPAERPG is encoded by the coding sequence TTGAGTGTCCTGCGCCGCCTGGGCGCGCGCGTTCCGGTGATGGCGGCGCCCATGGCGGGCGGGCCGAGTACGCCGGCGCTGGTCGCGGCGGTGGGCGAGGCGGGCGGCGTGGGGGCGCTGGGCGGCGCGTACCTGACGCCCGCGGCGCTGGAGGCGGCGTGCGCGGACGTGCGGGCGCGGACGTCCGCGCCGTTCGCGGTGAACCTGTTCGTGCCGACGCCCACGCCGGAGGTGACGCCCGCGGCGCTGGCGCTCGCCACGGCGGAACTCGGGCCGTTCCACACGCGCCTGGGGCTGGCGGCGCCGGCACTGCCCGTGCGGTTCGAGGAGGAGTTCGGCGCGCAGTTCGAGGTGGTGCTGCGCGTGCGGCCGGCGCTGTTCACGTTCACGTTCGGGCGGCTGGAGGAACGGCGGGTGCGGGCGTTGCAGGCTGCGGGCGTACTGGTGGCGGGCACGGCCACGAACGCCGACGAGGCGCGGCAGCTGGCGGAGGACGGCGTGGACGCGATCGTCGCGCAGGGCGCGGAGGCGGGCGGGCACCGGGGCGGCTGGACGCACGGCGGCGAGGGCGCACTGGAGCGCACGCTGCAGCTGGTGCGGGCCATCAGCGCGGTGACGCGCGTGCCAGTGATCGCGTCGGGCGGCCTGATGAGCGCCGACGACGTGCGGGCCGCGCTCGCGGCGGGCGCGCTTGACGTGGCGTGCGGCACGGCGTTCCTGCTGGCGCGCGAGGCGGGTACGTCCGCGCCGTACCGCGCGGCGCTGCGCGCGGCGGCGCGCGCCGGTCACGCGCAGACGGCCCTCACGCGGGCGTTCAGTGGCCGGGCGGCGCGTGGGTTGCGCAACGCCTTCATGGACGCCGTGCGCTCGCCCCTGCCGTACCCAGCGCAGAACGCCCTGACGCGGCCTCTGCGCACGGCGGGCGCGCAGGCGGGCGACGCGGGCGTGCTGAGCCTGTGGGCGGGCGAGGGTGCCGCGCGCGTCCTGGAGGCGAGCGCGGCCGAGATTCTGGCCGCGCTCACGCCCGCTGAACGGCCGGGTTAG
- a CDS encoding trans-sulfuration enzyme family protein gives MSDAAYTPTTLAARAGEEAPTNPSRPLVEPIYQSTVYAFPDLDTLEASMAGDGSAFYYRNGTPNGATLERALATLERTEAALVAGSGMAAISAALLGVLKTGDHLIADERVYGVTVALLRDELPRLGILVTFVDATDPAQVEAAWQENTRVLHIENLTNPTLTAPDVPALAELAHARGGLLSVDSTFSSPALFRPAEHGADLVTHSVSKYLSGHSNAFGGGVAGRADLIALARTRLQRLGGTMSAFDAWMTLQGLKTLGLRMRAHAQNAQAVADVLENHPRVRRVHFPGLTSHPQFKRAHDLYPDGFTGMVALDVEDAPAFVRALNGRVPLAPSLADVCSTLSHPWSTSHRALGDDDKRRLGITPDLLRLSVGIEDIGDLLGDLENALA, from the coding sequence ATGAGTGACGCCGCGTACACGCCCACCACCCTCGCCGCCCGCGCCGGAGAAGAAGCGCCGACCAACCCCAGCCGCCCCCTCGTGGAACCCATCTACCAGTCGACCGTGTACGCCTTCCCGGACCTCGACACGCTCGAAGCGAGCATGGCCGGCGACGGCAGCGCCTTCTACTACCGCAACGGCACGCCCAACGGCGCCACCCTGGAGCGCGCCCTCGCCACCCTGGAACGCACCGAAGCGGCCCTCGTGGCGGGCAGCGGCATGGCCGCCATCAGCGCCGCGCTGCTCGGCGTCCTGAAAACCGGTGACCACCTCATCGCCGACGAGCGCGTGTACGGCGTGACCGTCGCCCTGCTGCGCGACGAACTGCCGCGCCTCGGCATCCTCGTGACGTTCGTGGACGCCACCGACCCGGCGCAGGTCGAGGCCGCCTGGCAGGAGAACACCCGCGTCCTGCACATCGAGAACCTCACCAACCCCACCCTCACGGCGCCCGACGTGCCCGCCCTCGCGGAACTCGCGCATGCCCGCGGCGGGCTGCTGAGCGTCGACAGCACCTTCAGCAGCCCCGCCCTGTTCCGCCCGGCCGAGCACGGCGCGGACCTCGTGACGCACTCCGTCAGCAAGTACCTCAGCGGGCACAGCAACGCGTTCGGCGGCGGCGTCGCGGGCCGCGCGGACCTCATCGCGCTCGCCCGCACGCGCCTGCAACGTCTCGGCGGCACCATGAGCGCCTTCGACGCCTGGATGACCCTGCAGGGCCTCAAGACGCTGGGGCTGCGCATGCGCGCCCACGCGCAGAACGCGCAGGCGGTCGCGGACGTCCTGGAGAACCACCCGCGCGTGCGCCGCGTGCACTTCCCCGGCCTGACCAGCCACCCGCAGTTCAAACGCGCGCACGACCTGTACCCGGACGGGTTCACCGGCATGGTCGCCCTCGATGTCGAGGACGCCCCCGCGTTCGTGCGCGCCCTGAACGGCAGGGTGCCGCTCGCGCCCAGTCTCGCGGACGTGTGCAGCACCCTCAGCCACCCGTGGAGCACCAGCCACCGCGCGCTCGGCGACGACGACAAACGCCGCCTCGGCATCACCCCGGACCTGCTGCGCCTCTCGGTCGGCATTGAGGACATCGGCGACCTGCTCGGCGACCTCGAGAACGCCCTCGCGTAA
- a CDS encoding gamma carbonic anhydrase family protein: MPRYALEGTHPTVSDTAFIAPSADLIGRVTVHARASVWFGAILRGDIEPITVGEDSNVQDGAVLHTDAGHPCTLHERVTVGHRAVVHGATCEADSLVGMGAIMLSGSRLGRGAVLAAGALLREGQHVPDGMLAVGVPARLVRPVPTPDNAERYVRNGAHYRAQGLHDQPTEGEPHA, encoded by the coding sequence ATGCCCAGGTACGCGCTGGAGGGAACCCACCCCACCGTGAGTGACACCGCCTTTATCGCCCCCAGCGCCGACCTGATCGGCCGCGTCACCGTGCACGCCCGCGCCAGCGTCTGGTTCGGCGCGATCCTGCGCGGCGACATTGAACCCATCACTGTCGGCGAGGACAGCAACGTGCAGGACGGCGCGGTCCTCCACACCGACGCCGGCCACCCCTGCACCCTGCACGAGCGCGTCACCGTCGGCCACCGCGCCGTCGTGCACGGCGCCACCTGCGAAGCGGACAGCCTGGTCGGCATGGGCGCCATCATGCTCAGCGGCAGCCGCCTCGGGCGCGGCGCCGTCCTCGCCGCCGGCGCGCTCCTCCGGGAAGGGCAGCACGTCCCGGACGGCATGCTCGCCGTCGGCGTGCCCGCCCGCCTCGTCCGCCCCGTCCCCACCCCGGACAACGCCGAGCGTTACGTCCGCAACGGCGCGCACTACCGCGCGCAGGGCCTCCACGACCAGCCCACCGAAGGCGAGCCGCACGCATGA
- a CDS encoding Nramp family divalent metal transporter, giving the protein MSRVQATPSTPPTLDERMNTQASAVLQGHSSRRGFARILPFLGPAFVASVAYLDPGNFATNIQGGAKFGYLLLWVILAANLMAMVVQNLSSKLGIATGRNLPETIRDRWPKPVVWLYWVQAELVAMATDLAEFLGAALAFHLLFNIPLLWGAVLTAIVTFGVLALQRRGFRPIEIAISAFLGVIVLAYLVQIILSRPGMDALGGFIPKFQGTESLYLAVGIIGATVMPHVIYLHSALTQGRVQAPSDAEKVRLARFNRMDVIIAMSIAGLVNMAMLASAAAAFHTSGKGDVADLSVAYQTLTPLLGGGAAIAFALALLASGLSSSAVGTMAGQVVMQGFVGFRIPLVLRRILTMLPAFAVIIAGLDPTATLVLSQVVLSFGIPFALVPLLLFTARRDIMGVLVNSRPITVIGWGIAALIIGLNVYLLSETLLK; this is encoded by the coding sequence ATGAGCCGCGTCCAGGCCACCCCCTCCACCCCGCCCACCCTCGACGAACGCATGAACACCCAGGCGTCCGCCGTCCTGCAGGGCCACAGCTCCCGCCGCGGTTTCGCACGCATCCTCCCGTTCCTCGGTCCCGCCTTCGTCGCGTCCGTCGCGTACCTCGACCCCGGCAACTTCGCCACGAATATCCAGGGCGGCGCGAAATTCGGGTACCTGCTGCTCTGGGTGATCCTCGCCGCCAACCTCATGGCGATGGTCGTCCAGAACCTCAGCTCCAAACTCGGCATCGCCACCGGCCGGAACCTCCCCGAAACCATCCGCGACCGCTGGCCCAAACCCGTCGTGTGGCTCTACTGGGTGCAGGCCGAACTGGTCGCCATGGCCACCGACCTCGCCGAATTCCTCGGCGCGGCCCTCGCGTTCCACCTGCTGTTCAACATCCCACTGCTGTGGGGCGCCGTCCTCACCGCCATCGTGACCTTCGGTGTGCTCGCCCTGCAACGGCGCGGCTTCCGACCCATCGAGATTGCCATCAGCGCCTTCCTCGGCGTGATCGTCCTCGCGTACCTCGTGCAGATCATCCTCAGCCGCCCCGGCATGGACGCCCTCGGCGGATTCATCCCGAAATTCCAGGGCACCGAGAGCCTGTACCTCGCCGTCGGCATCATCGGCGCGACCGTCATGCCGCACGTCATCTACCTGCACAGCGCCCTCACGCAGGGCCGCGTGCAGGCCCCCAGCGACGCCGAGAAGGTGCGCCTCGCGCGCTTCAACCGCATGGACGTCATCATCGCCATGAGCATCGCCGGCCTCGTGAACATGGCCATGCTCGCGTCCGCCGCCGCCGCGTTCCACACCAGCGGCAAGGGCGACGTCGCGGACCTCAGTGTCGCCTACCAGACGCTCACGCCCCTACTGGGCGGCGGCGCCGCCATCGCCTTCGCACTCGCGCTGCTCGCCTCGGGCCTGTCCAGCAGCGCCGTCGGCACCATGGCCGGTCAGGTCGTCATGCAGGGCTTCGTGGGCTTCCGCATTCCGCTCGTGCTGCGCCGCATCCTCACCATGCTGCCCGCCTTCGCAGTCATCATCGCCGGTCTCGACCCGACCGCCACGCTCGTGCTGTCGCAGGTGGTCCTGTCGTTCGGGATTCCGTTCGCGCTCGTGCCGCTCCTGCTGTTCACCGCCCGCCGCGACATCATGGGCGTCCTCGTGAACAGCCGCCCCATCACCGTCATCGGCTGGGGCATCGCGGCCCTCATAATCGGCCTGAACGTCTACCTGCTCAGCGAAACACTGCTCAAGTAA
- a CDS encoding aldo/keto reductase: MQHRQLRDLTVSALGLGCMGMSEFYGQSDDTENLATLTRALDLGVTFLDTADMYGVGRNEELLGRFFRESGRRDDVVLATKFGNVRGQNGERLGISGRPEYVHQACDASLRRLGVDHIDLYYQHRVDPNTPIEDTVGAMSELVQQGKVRYLGLSEASAETLRRANAVHPITALQTEYSLWTRDPEDGILQTCRDLGVGFVPYSPLGRGFLTGQINSPDDFAPDDFRRMNPRFQGENFQKNLDLVREVQDIAHEKGCSASQLALAWVLAQGQDLVPIPGTRRVKYLEENLGALDVHLSADDLARIDAAFPRGAASGERYPDMSSVNR; the protein is encoded by the coding sequence ATGCAACACCGCCAACTCCGCGACCTCACCGTATCCGCCCTCGGCCTCGGCTGCATGGGCATGAGCGAGTTCTATGGTCAGTCCGACGACACCGAGAACCTCGCCACCCTCACGCGCGCCCTCGACCTCGGCGTCACCTTCCTCGACACCGCCGACATGTACGGCGTGGGCCGCAACGAGGAACTCCTCGGCCGCTTCTTCCGCGAAAGTGGCCGCCGCGACGACGTCGTGCTCGCCACCAAATTCGGGAACGTGCGCGGCCAGAACGGCGAACGCCTCGGCATCAGCGGCCGCCCCGAATACGTCCACCAGGCGTGCGACGCCAGCCTCCGCCGCCTCGGCGTGGACCACATCGACCTGTACTACCAGCACCGCGTCGACCCGAACACCCCCATCGAGGACACCGTCGGCGCCATGAGCGAACTCGTGCAGCAGGGCAAGGTGCGGTACCTCGGCCTGTCCGAGGCGTCCGCCGAAACGCTGCGCCGCGCGAACGCCGTGCACCCCATCACCGCCCTGCAGACCGAATACAGCTTGTGGACGCGCGACCCGGAAGACGGCATCCTGCAGACCTGCCGTGACCTCGGCGTGGGCTTCGTGCCGTACAGCCCGCTCGGGCGCGGCTTCCTGACCGGGCAGATCAACAGCCCCGACGACTTCGCGCCCGATGATTTCCGCCGCATGAACCCCCGCTTCCAGGGCGAGAACTTCCAGAAGAACCTCGACCTCGTCCGCGAGGTGCAGGACATCGCCCACGAGAAGGGCTGCAGCGCCTCACAGCTCGCGCTCGCCTGGGTGCTCGCGCAGGGCCAGGACCTCGTGCCCATTCCCGGCACGCGCCGCGTGAAGTACCTCGAGGAGAACCTCGGCGCGCTCGACGTGCACCTCAGCGCCGACGACCTCGCGCGCATCGACGCCGCGTTCCCGCGCGGCGCGGCCAGCGGCGAACGCTACCCGGACATGAGCAGCGTCAACCGCTAA
- a CDS encoding SDR family NAD(P)-dependent oxidoreductase, which translates to MTSRRVVVLTGASSGIGRAAAEALAARGDALVLAARREDELRVLARTLDASGSRVVAGRADVAVQADREALIEAARAQFGRVDALVNNAGISIARGMWWDDPDPLRVLEVNLTAPIELTRLVLPEMRARGRGHIVNVGSVAGRAATHGMYSASKFGLRGFSLALRRELLGSGVHVSLIAPGFVRTELTAAAKLPMPGPDVVARAIADVLDRPRREVIVPRFYGPLAALEAALPGLGDAIVERIRARRYGA; encoded by the coding sequence ATGACGAGCAGGCGAGTGGTGGTGCTGACGGGCGCGTCCAGCGGGATCGGGCGCGCGGCGGCGGAGGCGCTGGCGGCGCGCGGGGACGCGCTGGTGCTGGCGGCACGCCGCGAGGACGAGCTGCGCGTGCTCGCGCGGACGCTGGACGCGAGCGGATCGCGGGTCGTGGCGGGGCGTGCGGACGTGGCCGTGCAGGCGGACCGTGAGGCGCTTATCGAGGCGGCGCGCGCGCAGTTCGGGCGGGTGGACGCGCTCGTGAACAACGCGGGCATCAGCATCGCGCGTGGGATGTGGTGGGACGATCCGGACCCGTTGCGGGTGCTGGAGGTGAACCTGACCGCGCCGATCGAGCTGACGCGGCTGGTGCTGCCGGAAATGCGCGCGCGCGGCCGCGGGCACATCGTGAACGTCGGGTCGGTGGCGGGGCGCGCGGCGACGCACGGGATGTACAGCGCGAGCAAGTTCGGGTTGCGCGGGTTCTCGCTGGCACTGCGGCGGGAGCTGCTGGGCAGCGGCGTGCACGTGTCGCTGATCGCGCCGGGGTTCGTGCGCACGGAGCTGACGGCCGCCGCGAAGCTGCCGATGCCCGGGCCGGACGTCGTGGCGCGCGCCATCGCGGACGTGCTGGACCGGCCGCGCCGCGAGGTGATCGTGCCGCGCTTCTATGGGCCGCTCGCGGCGCTGGAGGCGGCCCTGCCGGGCCTGGGCGACGCGATCGTGGAGCGCATCCGGGCGCGGCGGTACGGCGCTTGA
- a CDS encoding MerR family transcriptional regulator, whose protein sequence is MQATAPHAPATLSIREAAETLGVTAHTLRYYERVGLLTGVPRDASTHRQYTPRELEMLRFLLRLRATGMPIRQMSTYVDLVRAGEHTLAERQALLAAHERAVVERIAQLQGDLQAVRQKLNVYATLAAPDLAAQKG, encoded by the coding sequence ATGCAGGCCACCGCGCCCCACGCGCCCGCCACCCTCAGCATCCGCGAGGCCGCCGAAACCCTCGGCGTCACCGCCCACACCCTCCGTTACTACGAACGCGTCGGGCTGCTCACCGGCGTCCCCCGCGACGCCAGCACCCACCGTCAGTACACGCCCCGCGAACTGGAGATGCTGCGCTTCCTGCTGCGCCTGCGCGCCACCGGCATGCCCATCCGGCAGATGTCCACCTACGTGGACCTCGTGCGCGCCGGTGAGCACACCCTCGCCGAACGCCAGGCGCTGCTCGCCGCGCACGAACGCGCCGTGGTCGAACGCATCGCGCAACTCCAGGGTGACCTGCAGGCCGTCCGCCAGAAACTCAACGTCTACGCCACGCTCGCGGCCCCGGACCTCGCCGCGCAGAAAGGATGA
- a CDS encoding acyl-CoA dehydrogenase — MSTPTLDTDLGMSFALSDDQRLILQHVREFAQAEIAPKAAEHDRSGAYPREQLRGLAQLGLLGATVPERWGGAGLDSVTYALCLEEIAAADASVAVIVSVQNGLPEQMILRYGTDAQRERYLRPLAEGRHIGAFCLTESTAGSDAASLQLRAERDGDHYVLNGSKAWITSGSQADTYLVMARTGGAGARGVSCFIVENGTPGLSFGRPEEKMGLHAAHTTTVQFEDVRVPAENLVGAEGEGLIIALSSLDAGRIGIAMQALGIARAAFEHAARYALEREQFGRKLREFEGVSFKIADMAAHIEAARLVALKAAWLKDAGRPYGREASIAKLLASDAAVNVTRDAIQVFGGNGYSREYPVERLYRDAKVTEIYEGTSEIQRLVISRSVFNEFGQ, encoded by the coding sequence ATGAGCACCCCCACCCTCGACACCGACCTCGGCATGAGCTTCGCGCTCAGCGACGACCAACGCCTCATCCTGCAGCACGTCCGCGAATTCGCCCAGGCCGAAATTGCCCCCAAAGCTGCCGAACACGACCGCAGCGGTGCGTACCCGCGCGAGCAGCTCCGCGGCCTCGCGCAACTCGGCCTGCTCGGCGCCACCGTCCCCGAACGCTGGGGCGGTGCCGGCCTCGACAGCGTCACCTACGCCCTGTGCCTCGAGGAAATCGCTGCCGCCGACGCCTCGGTCGCCGTGATCGTCAGCGTCCAGAACGGCCTCCCCGAGCAGATGATCCTCCGCTACGGCACCGACGCCCAACGCGAACGCTACCTGCGCCCCCTCGCCGAAGGACGCCACATCGGCGCGTTCTGCCTCACCGAAAGCACCGCCGGGTCCGACGCCGCCAGCCTCCAGCTCCGCGCCGAACGCGACGGCGACCACTACGTCCTCAACGGCAGCAAAGCCTGGATCACCAGCGGCAGCCAGGCCGACACGTACCTCGTCATGGCCCGCACGGGCGGCGCGGGCGCACGCGGCGTCAGCTGCTTCATCGTCGAGAACGGCACACCCGGCCTCAGCTTCGGCCGCCCCGAGGAAAAAATGGGCCTGCACGCCGCGCACACCACCACCGTCCAGTTCGAGGACGTCCGCGTGCCCGCCGAGAACCTCGTCGGCGCCGAAGGCGAAGGGCTGATCATCGCGCTGTCCAGCCTCGACGCGGGCCGCATCGGCATCGCCATGCAGGCCCTCGGCATCGCCCGCGCCGCCTTCGAGCACGCCGCCCGCTACGCCCTGGAACGCGAGCAGTTCGGCCGCAAACTCCGCGAATTCGAAGGTGTCTCCTTCAAAATCGCCGACATGGCCGCGCACATCGAAGCGGCGCGCCTCGTCGCCCTGAAAGCCGCGTGGCTCAAGGACGCCGGCCGCCCGTACGGCCGTGAAGCCAGCATCGCCAAGCTGCTCGCCTCCGACGCCGCCGTGAACGTCACCCGCGACGCCATCCAGGTGTTCGGCGGGAACGGCTACAGCCGCGAGTACCCCGTGGAACGCCTCTACCGCGACGCGAAAGTCACCGAGATCTACGAAGGGACCAGCGAAATTCAGCGCCTCGTCATCTCCCGCTCGGTGTTCAACGAGTTCGGGCAGTGA
- a CDS encoding bifunctional metallophosphatase/5'-nucleotidase, with protein MKKLTLIGAALALSACTMTPSQPVDVTIIGVNDFHGNLAPTSFRVPDPADRTKTQTVQAGGIESIGTILKNARAQNPNTVFIGLGDVIGASPLASNLLRDEPTIDAMNQLGMQLSVVGNHEFDNGVQELLRIQKGGCNSNDVTRACKYNNTYSGAKFQYLAANVVDEKTGQAVLPAYKILNVGGVKIAFIGAVLKDTPTVVTPSGVAGLKFTDEAQAINKYVPIVKNMGADAIIALVHQGGASTDAFDVVSCKTLSGDIVDVAKRIDPSVAAIMTGHTHKGYNCVLPDPNGKDRVVIQGDSYGHLLQRLDLRVDPRSNTVLDIKASNVVVDAAKTAKDPAMTAILTKAKSVTDPIANTPIATLGVEQITRAANAAGESALGDVIADSQLAATQDPAKGGAVIAFMNPGGIRADFPVNVPNPSKNVTFGDAFTVQPFGNILTVITLTGQQIKDTLEQQFDNPAAGQTRMLQVSKGFAYSYDTTKEKGSRVSNITLNGAPLDLSASYRVTVNNFLADGGDNFTALKGGTNRLGGDVDVDAFAAYVKANAVNLSGQVQNRITKLQ; from the coding sequence ATGAAGAAACTCACTCTGATCGGCGCGGCCCTCGCGCTGAGCGCCTGCACCATGACCCCCTCGCAGCCCGTCGATGTGACCATCATCGGCGTCAACGATTTCCACGGCAACCTCGCGCCCACCAGCTTCCGCGTGCCCGACCCGGCCGACCGCACCAAGACCCAGACGGTCCAGGCCGGCGGCATCGAAAGCATCGGCACCATCCTCAAGAACGCGCGCGCCCAGAACCCCAACACCGTGTTCATCGGCCTGGGTGACGTCATCGGCGCCAGCCCCCTCGCCAGCAACCTCCTGCGCGACGAGCCCACCATCGACGCCATGAATCAGCTCGGCATGCAGCTCAGCGTCGTCGGCAACCACGAGTTCGACAACGGCGTCCAGGAACTGCTGCGCATCCAGAAGGGCGGCTGCAACAGCAACGACGTGACCCGCGCGTGCAAATACAACAACACGTACAGCGGCGCGAAATTCCAGTACCTCGCCGCGAACGTCGTCGACGAGAAGACCGGCCAGGCCGTCCTGCCCGCGTACAAGATCCTCAACGTCGGCGGCGTGAAGATCGCGTTCATCGGCGCCGTTCTCAAGGACACCCCCACCGTCGTGACGCCCAGCGGCGTGGCCGGCCTGAAATTCACGGACGAAGCGCAGGCCATCAACAAGTACGTCCCCATCGTGAAAAACATGGGCGCGGACGCCATCATCGCGCTCGTGCACCAGGGCGGCGCCAGCACGGACGCGTTCGACGTCGTGAGCTGCAAGACCCTCAGCGGCGACATCGTGGACGTCGCCAAGCGCATCGACCCGTCGGTGGCGGCCATCATGACCGGCCACACCCACAAGGGCTACAACTGCGTGCTGCCCGACCCGAACGGCAAGGACCGCGTGGTCATCCAGGGTGACAGCTACGGTCACCTGCTGCAGCGCCTCGACCTGCGCGTCGACCCGCGCAGCAACACCGTCTTGGACATCAAGGCGTCGAACGTTGTCGTGGACGCCGCCAAGACCGCCAAGGACCCGGCCATGACCGCCATCCTGACGAAGGCGAAGAGCGTCACCGACCCCATCGCGAACACGCCCATCGCGACGCTCGGGGTGGAGCAGATCACCCGCGCCGCGAACGCCGCGGGCGAGAGCGCGCTCGGCGACGTGATCGCGGACAGCCAGCTGGCCGCCACGCAGGACCCCGCCAAGGGCGGCGCCGTCATCGCGTTCATGAACCCCGGCGGCATCCGCGCGGACTTCCCCGTGAACGTCCCCAACCCCAGCAAGAACGTCACGTTCGGTGACGCGTTCACCGTGCAACCGTTCGGCAACATCCTGACGGTCATCACGCTGACTGGCCAGCAGATCAAGGACACGCTGGAGCAGCAGTTCGACAACCCTGCTGCCGGGCAGACGCGCATGCTGCAGGTCAGCAAGGGCTTCGCGTACAGCTACGACACCACCAAGGAGAAAGGCAGCCGCGTCAGCAACATCACGCTGAACGGCGCGCCGCTCGACCTGAGCGCCAGCTACCGCGTGACGGTCAACAACTTCCTTGCGGACGGCGGCGACAACTTCACCGCGCTCAAGGGCGGCACCAACCGCCTGGGCGGCGACGTGGACGTGGACGCGTTCGCGGCGTACGTCAAGGCGAACGCGGTGAACCTGAGCGGTCAGGTCCAGAACCGCATCACCAAACTGCAGTAA
- a CDS encoding NUDIX hydrolase encodes MTQAHPTPDPGAGGVVFNAHGDVLLVQYANGGWTFPKGHLERGETPEQAAVREVEEETGVRATITARLGLTRYTNNKGVPREITWYRMTTDAETTTLEGIFQGGGFHAPDDAERLLSYGEDRALLQRARNA; translated from the coding sequence ATGACCCAGGCCCACCCCACCCCCGACCCCGGCGCGGGCGGCGTCGTCTTCAACGCCCACGGCGACGTCCTCCTCGTCCAGTACGCCAACGGCGGCTGGACCTTCCCCAAAGGGCACCTGGAACGCGGCGAGACGCCCGAACAGGCCGCCGTCCGCGAGGTCGAGGAGGAAACCGGCGTGCGGGCCACCATCACCGCCCGCCTCGGCCTCACGCGCTATACCAACAACAAAGGCGTCCCGCGCGAGATCACGTGGTACCGCATGACCACCGACGCCGAAACGACCACCCTCGAAGGCATCTTTCAGGGTGGCGGCTTTCACGCGCCGGACGACGCTGAGCGCCTGTTAAGCTACGGTGAAGACCGAGCCTTGCTGCAACGCGCGCGGAACGCCTGA